In the genome of Malania oleifera isolate guangnan ecotype guangnan chromosome 5, ASM2987363v1, whole genome shotgun sequence, the window TATGAGTCTTATCATTAtcccctctcgctctctctctctctcattccgCCCTGCTCTCTCAAACCCGTCTCTAAAGCCGCCGCGGTATGGCGTCCTCAACTGCGCCAATCACCGCCACAAAACCCCACCAAAACCACCATCAATACCCTCACCAGAACCTCCAGAATCATTCTCAGAGCCGCCGCCACAGCCACAACAACTGGGCCTCCCACAAGGTCTCTCTAAACAAGTTCTCACCCAGTGCTCGCAATGCCGCCGCCAATCCAGGTACTTCTGCCGCCACTCCTCTTTCCAAAAACCCTGTCTTCCCCGCTCTCATCTCTTCTTTCCCTCCGAAATCAGAGCTCCGCGTCGGCTTCTGTGGCCGAAGATCAACTCGCTTCGTCTCCAAAATGCACTTTGGTCGCCCCAAGACCGCCTTCGCTGGCCGCCACACGTCGGTCGCCGAGGAGGTTCTGCTCCACTTGATTCACCTGGGTACAGAGGATTGTAAGAGCTTTGAGAGCGTTTTGCTTGGATTTGAGTCGCAGCTCTGTGGGACGGATGATTACACCTTCTTGCTTAGGGAACTCGGTAATTTAGGGGAATGTTCGAAGGCGATTCGGTGTTTTGAGTTCGCAGTGGAGCGAGAGAGAAGGTCTAATGAGCAGGGGAAGCTCGCAAGCGCCATGATAGGGATTCTGGGTAGGTTGGGGAAGGTTGATTTAGCAAGGAATGTGTTCACGAAGGCGTTTCAAGAGGGCTATGGGAACACTGTTTATGCTTTTTCGGCTTTGATTAGCGCATACGGGCGAAGTGGGTACTGCGACGAGGCCTTAAAGGTTTTTGAGTCTATGAAGAATAAAGGGTTGAAGCCTAATTTAGTTACTTATAATGCTGTGATTGATGCCTGTGGGAAAGGGGGCGTGGACTTCAAGCGTGCGGAGGAGGTGTTCAATGAAATGTTGAGGAATAGAGTGCAACCTGATCGAATTACCTTCAATTCACTTCTTGCCGTTTGTAGCCGTGGGGAATTGTGGGAGGTGGCGAGGAATTTGTTCAATGAGATGGTTTATAGAGGGATTGATCAGGATATATTCACTTACAATACACTCTTAGATGCTCTCTGTAAAGGGGGGCAGATGGATTTAGCTGTTGAAATAATGGCAGAGATGCCTGGGAAGAATATATTGCCTAATGTGGTGACTTATAGTACTGTGATTGATGGGTATGCCAAGGCAGGTAAATTAGATGAAGCGCTCAATTTATTTAGCGAGATGAAACTCGTGGGTATTAGATTAGATAGAGTTTCATACAACACTTTGCTTTCAATTTATGCGAAGCTTGGTTGGTTTGATGAGGCTTTAAGCGTTTGTCAGGAGATGGAGAGTTCTGGGATTAGGAAGGACGTTGTTACTTACAATGCACTTCTGGGTGGATATGGAAAACAAGGGAAGTATGATCAAATTAAGCAAATATTTGCAGAGATGAAAGCAAGACGTGTTTGTCCTAACTTACTGACTTACTCAACATTGATCGATGTGTACTCAAAAGGTGGTTTGTACAGAGAGGCAATGGAGGCGTTTAGAGAGTTTAAGCAGGCAGGATTGAAGGCTGATGTTGTTCTTTACAGCACCCTCATAGATGCATTGTGCAAAAATGGACTGGTGGAATCTGCTGTATCCTTGCTTGATCAGATGACAAAGGAAGGAATAAGGCCTAACGTTGTAACTTACAATTCTATAATCGACGCATTTGGTCGGACGACAACTGCAGAACATGCAGATGGTGTTTCTGGTGGAGCTTGTAAGTCACAGATCACATATTTTTCTTCAACTGAACATGCTGCAGAAAGGGACACAGAATTTAGGGAGGATAAACAGATCATAGAATATTTTGGGCAGCTAGCTGCTGATAAATCATATTTTGCCAAAAAATGCAACAGGGGCGGGCAAGAAATCTTCTGCATCCTGGAAGTTTTTCAAAAGATGCATGCTCTGGAAATAAAACCAAATGTAGTTACCTTCTCTGCCATTATTAATGCTTGCAGGTAACTTTTTTTTCGATGTTTTATTGAACTGTTAACTTGTCATATGAAGAATATTGATTGTGATATGAATCCATACCATGTTCATCTTATCCAATAAAGCATCTTGAGTTGTTAAAACTAAGATTTTAAGAATAGCACAGTTTAGCATGTTAACCTCCCAACTGCATGAAATTAAGAAAACGAAAATCTCTTAATCCAACGAGGACTTAGGAGATCTAAAATTGGTGGATGAACACAACTAGCATCTTAATTGATATTGTGGTACAGTGGaggaaaaattaaaaactagGACCTCGGGTTAAGAGTTTGACTTTGTATTTTCAAGCAATAAAATACAAAGGAATGTCTAAGCAATATTTGTAGATTTTGTATCACCCgtgtaaaattttatttttatggtcTGTTTAGTTGTCGGAAGTTGTTTTCATTTTCGATTTCCAGTTATTTAGAAATTTGCAACTATGCAACCTTATTTTTCTGTTCTCAACATTTACATTGCaaacttggaaaaaaaatattaaactgTTTCCTAACTTTTGTGTACAAATGTTGGGAAATCAGAAAATAAtgtgacatttttgtaattatttggaaaagTGAAAATGGAAACTAAAATTATTTTCCACGATTAAATAGACCCTTTGATTGATGGATCCAATTAATCTAATATTTAAAAAGTTAATTCATGTTTGCTTAGTTCCCCAAGTGCAGTTTTGTTTGAATACAATGACCTTTTCTGTCAGTTCCCAAAAACAGGATTTCACCCTTTAATCTGCTTACAGCCTTTTATACTCCCCGCTGGTCTGTCTACAACATCAATTTAAGTGAATGAGAGGTTGCTTTTGCATCTTTACTCCTAGGTTACGTTTGGCTTGTGGAatgtctattcctaggaatagaatgAATAAGATGTGAATGGGATAAAAATTGTTTAGGAATATAACATTTCAAAAAGAATTCAGTTATGCAAAAGCATCCGAAATGGAATTGGATATGAAGACATTCCCTTGCTGAAATTTGGGAACAGTCATTCTTTCATTGTCCATTCCATGTTATGGATTTGATGACAATACATATTCTTGTATGACTTATCAAACCATATGACCATTTTATTCATTTCTTAGCCATTGCC includes:
- the LOC131156785 gene encoding pentatricopeptide repeat-containing protein GUN1, chloroplastic isoform X2 is translated as MASSTAPITATKPHQNHHQYPHQNLQNHSQSRRHSHNNWASHKVSLNKFSPSARNAAANPELRVGFCGRRSTRFVSKMHFGRPKTAFAGRHTSVAEEVLLHLIHLGTEDCKSFESVLLGFESQLCGTDDYTFLLRELGNLGECSKAIRCFEFAVERERRSNEQGKLASAMIGILGRLGKVDLARNVFTKAFQEGYGNTVYAFSALISAYGRSGYCDEALKVFESMKNKGLKPNLVTYNAVIDACGKGGVDFKRAEEVFNEMLRNRVQPDRITFNSLLAVCSRGELWEVARNLFNEMVYRGIDQDIFTYNTLLDALCKGGQMDLAVEIMAEMPGKNILPNVVTYSTVIDGYAKAGKLDEALNLFSEMKLVGIRLDRVSYNTLLSIYAKLGWFDEALSVCQEMESSGIRKDVVTYNALLGGYGKQGKYDQIKQIFAEMKARRVCPNLLTYSTLIDVYSKGGLYREAMEAFREFKQAGLKADVVLYSTLIDALCKNGLVESAVSLLDQMTKEGIRPNVVTYNSIIDAFGRTTTAEHADGVSGGACKSQITYFSSTEHAAERDTEFREDKQIIEYFGQLAADKSYFAKKCNRGGQEIFCILEVFQKMHALEIKPNVVTFSAIINACSRCNSFEDASMLLEELRLFDNQVYGVAHGLLSHKENIWVQAQSLFDEVKQMDSATASSFYNALTDMLWNFGQKRGAQLVVLEGKRHNVWENMWSDSCLDLHLMSSGAARAIVHSWLLNIRSIVFEGQELPKILSILTGWGKHSKVVGDGALRRTIEALLRGMGAPFRAPKCNLGRFILTGAVVGAWLKESGTLKVLVLHDDRILPGSTSADQIPNFQAVPL
- the LOC131156785 gene encoding pentatricopeptide repeat-containing protein GUN1, chloroplastic isoform X1, which gives rise to MASSTAPITATKPHQNHHQYPHQNLQNHSQSRRHSHNNWASHKVSLNKFSPSARNAAANPGTSAATPLSKNPVFPALISSFPPKSELRVGFCGRRSTRFVSKMHFGRPKTAFAGRHTSVAEEVLLHLIHLGTEDCKSFESVLLGFESQLCGTDDYTFLLRELGNLGECSKAIRCFEFAVERERRSNEQGKLASAMIGILGRLGKVDLARNVFTKAFQEGYGNTVYAFSALISAYGRSGYCDEALKVFESMKNKGLKPNLVTYNAVIDACGKGGVDFKRAEEVFNEMLRNRVQPDRITFNSLLAVCSRGELWEVARNLFNEMVYRGIDQDIFTYNTLLDALCKGGQMDLAVEIMAEMPGKNILPNVVTYSTVIDGYAKAGKLDEALNLFSEMKLVGIRLDRVSYNTLLSIYAKLGWFDEALSVCQEMESSGIRKDVVTYNALLGGYGKQGKYDQIKQIFAEMKARRVCPNLLTYSTLIDVYSKGGLYREAMEAFREFKQAGLKADVVLYSTLIDALCKNGLVESAVSLLDQMTKEGIRPNVVTYNSIIDAFGRTTTAEHADGVSGGACKSQITYFSSTEHAAERDTEFREDKQIIEYFGQLAADKSYFAKKCNRGGQEIFCILEVFQKMHALEIKPNVVTFSAIINACSRCNSFEDASMLLEELRLFDNQVYGVAHGLLSHKENIWVQAQSLFDEVKQMDSATASSFYNALTDMLWNFGQKRGAQLVVLEGKRHNVWENMWSDSCLDLHLMSSGAARAIVHSWLLNIRSIVFEGQELPKILSILTGWGKHSKVVGDGALRRTIEALLRGMGAPFRAPKCNLGRFILTGAVVGAWLKESGTLKVLVLHDDRILPGSTSADQIPNFQAVPL